One window of the Desulfonatronum sp. SC1 genome contains the following:
- the nagE gene encoding N-acetylglucosamine-specific PTS transporter subunit IIBC gives MNPLPFLQKIGASLMIPVAVLPAAAILLGVGYWIDPTGWGANNALAAFLIHTGGVLLDNMPLLFAIGVAFGMSRDKHGSAALAGLVGFLVVTRLCAPETIAQILDIPLADVSPAFGKINNQFIGILSGVISAGLYNRFSTVELHKSLAFFSGRRLVPILTSLAMIGVSAVLYVLWPILYEGLVGFGKTISELGAPGAGAYGFFNRLLIPTGLHHALNSVFWFDVAGINDIPNFLGGARSIGEGVGIPGVTGMYQAGFFPIMMFGLVGAALAFVHTSRPENRARTASIMLAAGFATFLTGVTEPVEFAFLFLAPWLFLIHALLTGISLYLAASMQWIAGFGFSAGLIDLILSSRNPLAVRWYMLILQGLVFLAVYYLLFRFLILRFDLKTPGREDSAGGERETGPVVTPTEAAGSGRALEANLQERPQERLQEHPREHPHELLARQVAQACGGLDNLVSIDACITRLRLEVRDGALMDDAALKSLGAKGVIRPSANTAQVVFGARAENIADHLLRWK, from the coding sequence ATGAATCCATTGCCGTTTTTACAAAAAATCGGGGCCTCGTTGATGATACCGGTGGCCGTGCTTCCGGCGGCGGCCATCCTGTTGGGGGTGGGGTACTGGATTGACCCCACGGGATGGGGGGCCAACAATGCCCTGGCCGCGTTTCTGATTCATACCGGGGGCGTGCTTCTGGATAACATGCCGCTGCTGTTCGCCATCGGCGTGGCCTTCGGGATGTCCAGGGACAAGCACGGCTCCGCGGCCCTGGCCGGGCTGGTGGGTTTTCTGGTGGTGACCAGGCTTTGCGCCCCGGAAACCATTGCCCAGATCCTGGACATCCCCTTGGCTGACGTGTCCCCGGCCTTCGGCAAGATCAACAACCAGTTCATCGGCATCCTCTCCGGGGTCATCAGCGCCGGGCTCTACAACCGGTTCAGCACCGTGGAACTGCACAAGTCTTTGGCCTTTTTCAGCGGTCGCCGCCTGGTGCCCATTCTGACCTCTTTGGCGATGATCGGCGTCTCCGCGGTGCTCTATGTTCTTTGGCCCATTCTGTACGAGGGGCTGGTGGGATTCGGGAAGACCATTTCCGAGCTGGGAGCGCCGGGCGCCGGGGCGTACGGCTTTTTCAACCGCCTCTTGATCCCCACCGGGCTGCACCATGCGCTGAACTCGGTGTTCTGGTTCGACGTGGCCGGGATCAACGACATCCCCAACTTTCTGGGCGGGGCCAGATCCATTGGTGAAGGTGTAGGGATTCCCGGCGTCACCGGCATGTATCAGGCCGGGTTCTTTCCGATCATGATGTTCGGGCTGGTGGGCGCGGCCCTGGCCTTTGTCCACACCTCCCGGCCCGAAAACCGCGCCCGGACCGCGTCGATCATGTTGGCCGCCGGATTCGCGACGTTTTTGACCGGGGTCACCGAGCCTGTGGAGTTCGCCTTTCTGTTCCTGGCACCCTGGCTGTTCCTGATCCATGCCCTGCTCACCGGCATCTCCCTGTACCTGGCCGCGTCCATGCAGTGGATCGCCGGCTTCGGGTTCAGCGCCGGTCTGATCGACCTGATCCTTTCCAGCCGCAACCCCCTGGCCGTGCGCTGGTACATGCTCATTCTCCAAGGGCTGGTCTTCCTGGCGGTCTATTACCTCTTGTTCCGGTTTTTGATCCTGCGCTTTGACCTGAAGACCCCGGGCCGCGAGGACTCCGCCGGAGGAGAACGTGAAACCGGCCCGGTGGTCACCCCGACCGAGGCCGCCGGGTCGGGCCGGGCTTTGGAGGCGAACCTTCAGGAGCGTCCTCAAGAGCGTCTTCAGGAACATCCTCGGGAGCATCCTCATGAGCTTCTGGCCCGCCAGGTGGCCCAGGCCTGCGGCGGCCTGGACAACCTGGTGTCCATCGACGCCTGCATCACCCGGCTGCGCCTGGAAGTACGCGACGGGGCCCTGATGGACGACGCGGCCCTCAAAAGCCTGGGGGCCAAGGGCGTGATCAGGCCGTCGGCGAACACGGCCCAGGTGGTGTTCGGGGCCCGGGCGGAAAACATCGCGGACCATCTGCTGCGTTGGAAATAG
- a CDS encoding DUF2169 domain-containing protein: MKILTPPPFSLLYSVAPGLPWVGDLQGKSVLCLGLLAGFRLGSASDGPLDALVPEEELWETVESTIPEGDVLDAGLPKPCSEFLVYAAACSPAPVPVLECSVQVGEAVKRLKVFGDRVLSPDKAGEPAPFTRMEISWARAFGGEGHEYNPQGKGFDPLKDVPRPRPNVLAWDLPDPFDMQQTPAGLMAMPVTWPQRQGLLGATDAAWLKTNWPGLPRDTDPKFACAAPADQRLPGFLAGGEDVAIHNMHPQSPILRGSVPRLRGRLFIQRADSRGGAFLELPCAMETLWLFPERMLGVLLFRGVVPVQDEECEDVAAVLALAEDASREPIPVEEYRCQCREALHPGPDSQPDAQPDALTDTGQTPAESVPSVQDEAALLGVGLAGAGVGAGVAAAARSPLQETVDSLEQQIRDLLQELRLDQEQVEEWLAEQTRKSPLSGAADQGPQPGPEPGSGEANPLAALANLVESIQEETRSLQERYGLSDAELHNWMDEQQAAAMADTGDHLATLRKMAEAPDLAPEVRLELEKALVAFTAAGAAVASLAGLSTLGRKAEPGADEAQDEPRLDFPEHVDAPPAPDEPLSTEQALERLRKTGSLAHCDLTQCDFSGQNLSGADLRGCLMSGVAWKDVDLSGANLSQAVAHDAVLEGVRLDGATLDEADFEKASLSGGSARNCSAVKTSFQEACLDRLDLSQARASDADCRGASMRGLNGNGLTAPGLRLQEANLERAVFQDADLAGSRADSQTRASGADFSRADCTDACWSGASLTGARLEQARLDQADLAKADLSRANLFLASLKQAVLDKARLQEAELTGCNLFEASLRRADCSGATIQDANLFAADLHECRIARDLPRDVNVGRTVLDRNNAEADHD, encoded by the coding sequence ATGAAAATCCTCACCCCGCCTCCCTTCTCCCTGCTCTACAGCGTGGCGCCGGGCCTGCCCTGGGTCGGCGACCTTCAGGGCAAGTCCGTCCTTTGCCTGGGACTGCTGGCCGGGTTTCGCCTGGGATCGGCTTCGGACGGGCCGCTGGACGCCCTGGTTCCCGAGGAGGAACTCTGGGAAACGGTGGAATCCACGATTCCGGAAGGCGATGTCCTGGACGCCGGGCTACCCAAGCCCTGCTCGGAATTCCTGGTCTACGCCGCGGCCTGTTCCCCCGCGCCCGTCCCGGTCCTGGAGTGCTCGGTCCAGGTGGGCGAGGCGGTCAAGCGCCTCAAGGTGTTCGGAGACCGGGTTCTCTCCCCGGACAAGGCCGGGGAGCCCGCGCCCTTCACGCGCATGGAGATTTCCTGGGCCAGGGCCTTTGGCGGCGAGGGCCACGAGTACAACCCGCAAGGCAAGGGCTTTGACCCGTTAAAAGACGTGCCCCGTCCCCGGCCCAACGTCCTGGCCTGGGACTTGCCAGACCCCTTTGACATGCAACAGACCCCTGCCGGGCTCATGGCCATGCCCGTGACCTGGCCCCAGCGCCAGGGCCTGCTGGGGGCGACGGACGCCGCGTGGCTGAAGACGAACTGGCCCGGCCTACCTCGGGACACGGACCCGAAATTCGCCTGCGCCGCTCCAGCGGACCAGCGTCTGCCCGGCTTTCTGGCCGGAGGGGAGGACGTGGCCATCCACAACATGCATCCCCAAAGCCCGATCCTGCGGGGCAGCGTCCCACGCCTGCGGGGGCGCCTGTTCATCCAGCGCGCCGATTCCCGCGGGGGCGCTTTCCTCGAGCTGCCCTGCGCCATGGAAACCCTGTGGCTGTTCCCCGAGCGCATGCTGGGGGTTCTGCTCTTCCGGGGCGTTGTTCCGGTGCAGGACGAGGAGTGCGAGGATGTCGCCGCGGTGCTGGCCCTGGCCGAAGACGCATCCCGGGAGCCGATCCCCGTGGAAGAGTACCGGTGCCAGTGCCGCGAAGCCCTGCACCCCGGGCCAGACTCCCAACCAGACGCACAACCAGACGCCCTGACGGACACCGGACAAACCCCCGCGGAATCGGTGCCTTCGGTACAAGACGAGGCGGCGCTTCTGGGGGTCGGCCTGGCCGGGGCCGGGGTTGGTGCCGGAGTCGCGGCGGCGGCTCGCTCCCCGCTGCAGGAGACCGTGGACTCCCTGGAGCAGCAGATCCGGGATCTTCTCCAGGAGCTGCGCCTGGATCAGGAGCAGGTCGAGGAATGGCTGGCTGAACAGACCCGGAAAAGCCCCCTTTCAGGGGCCGCGGACCAGGGGCCGCAACCAGGGCCTGAACCAGGATCGGGCGAGGCCAATCCCCTGGCGGCCCTGGCCAATCTCGTGGAGAGCATCCAGGAGGAAACCCGAAGCCTTCAGGAACGATACGGGTTGTCCGATGCCGAGCTGCACAACTGGATGGACGAGCAGCAGGCCGCGGCCATGGCCGATACCGGCGACCATCTGGCCACCCTGCGCAAGATGGCCGAGGCCCCGGACTTGGCCCCGGAAGTTCGCCTGGAACTGGAAAAGGCCCTGGTCGCCTTTACCGCGGCAGGCGCGGCCGTGGCCAGCCTGGCCGGTCTTTCCACCCTGGGACGGAAAGCCGAACCTGGAGCGGATGAAGCGCAGGACGAACCAAGGCTGGATTTCCCTGAGCACGTTGACGCCCCGCCCGCACCGGACGAACCGCTGAGCACGGAGCAGGCCCTGGAACGGCTCCGAAAAACCGGAAGCCTGGCCCATTGCGACCTGACCCAATGCGACTTTTCCGGCCAAAACCTTTCCGGAGCGGACCTGCGCGGCTGCCTGATGTCCGGCGTGGCCTGGAAGGACGTTGACCTGTCCGGGGCCAATCTGTCCCAGGCCGTGGCCCACGACGCCGTTCTCGAGGGGGTCCGCCTGGACGGGGCGACCCTGGACGAGGCGGATTTTGAAAAAGCGTCCCTGTCCGGCGGATCGGCCAGGAACTGCTCGGCGGTAAAGACCTCCTTCCAGGAAGCCTGCCTGGACAGGCTGGATCTGTCCCAGGCCAGGGCATCGGACGCGGACTGCCGGGGGGCCAGCATGCGGGGCCTCAACGGCAACGGCCTGACCGCGCCTGGCCTGCGTCTTCAGGAAGCGAACCTGGAGCGGGCGGTTTTCCAGGACGCGGACTTGGCCGGCTCCCGGGCGGACAGCCAAACCAGAGCCTCTGGCGCGGATTTTTCGCGCGCCGACTGCACGGACGCCTGTTGGTCCGGGGCGTCCCTGACCGGCGCGCGCCTGGAACAGGCCCGCCTGGACCAGGCCGATCTGGCCAAGGCCGATCTCAGCCGGGCCAACCTTTTCCTGGCCAGCCTCAAGCAGGCTGTCCTGGACAAGGCCCGGCTCCAGGAGGCCGAGCTGACCGGCTGCAACCTGTTCGAGGCCTCCCTGCGACGGGCCGACTGCTCGGGAGCAACTATCCAGGATGCCAACCTCTTCGCCGCGGACCTCCACGAGTGCCGCATTGCCCGGGATCTGCCACGGGACGTGAACGTCGGCCGCACCGTGCTGGACCGCAACAACGCCGAGGCGGACCATGACTGA
- a CDS encoding pentapeptide repeat-containing protein, with amino-acid sequence MTEDTRLTMLLKERSLRDADCSGLNLSGADLSGVALHRVNLAGADLSGANLTGAVFKACRAENAGFSGACVEECTFESTPLLEARLDRCSGRFATFEQSDLSRADLTGASLERACFSGCAMDRTVIHGVVLFRASFADCNLVGADLRDVNLTMARMDRTELGGLSFADCDLRMAMFADCSLRGARFVGMDVTQCRFMRCDLDEADFTRSQGRFIFLQGTSLSRAAFLDADMPDGIFTDAVLTSTNFTRANLSAGLFHDADCQGTIFRQAGLAYADFSRARINGADFSGANLLMANLHRVDRTAAIWTGANLDAVREMDRPLLEAETWKPTSRPKQEKS; translated from the coding sequence ATGACTGAAGACACCCGTCTGACGATGCTGCTCAAGGAACGGTCTCTACGGGACGCGGACTGCTCCGGACTGAACCTGTCCGGGGCCGACCTGTCCGGGGTTGCGCTGCACCGGGTCAACCTGGCCGGAGCCGACCTGTCCGGGGCCAACCTGACCGGCGCGGTCTTCAAGGCGTGCCGGGCCGAGAACGCCGGTTTCTCCGGAGCCTGCGTCGAGGAATGCACCTTCGAGTCCACGCCTCTCCTGGAGGCCAGGCTCGACCGCTGCTCGGGGCGGTTCGCGACCTTTGAGCAGTCCGACTTGAGCCGGGCCGACCTGACCGGCGCTTCGCTGGAGCGGGCCTGTTTCAGCGGCTGCGCCATGGACCGGACAGTCATCCACGGCGTCGTCCTGTTCCGCGCAAGTTTCGCGGACTGCAACCTGGTCGGGGCCGACCTGCGGGACGTCAACCTGACCATGGCCAGGATGGACCGGACCGAGCTGGGCGGGCTTTCCTTTGCCGACTGCGACCTGCGCATGGCCATGTTCGCGGACTGCTCCCTGCGCGGGGCCAGGTTCGTCGGCATGGACGTAACCCAATGTCGGTTCATGCGCTGCGACCTGGACGAGGCGGACTTCACCCGCTCCCAGGGCCGCTTCATTTTCCTGCAGGGAACCAGCCTGTCCAGGGCCGCATTCCTGGACGCGGACATGCCGGACGGCATTTTCACCGACGCCGTGCTCACGTCCACGAACTTCACCCGCGCCAACCTGTCCGCCGGGCTTTTCCACGACGCGGACTGCCAGGGGACCATCTTTCGGCAGGCCGGGCTGGCGTATGCTGATTTTTCCCGGGCCCGGATCAATGGCGCCGATTTCAGCGGGGCCAACCTGCTCATGGCCAACCTGCACCGGGTGGACCGCACTGCCGCAATCTGGACCGGCGCCAACCTCGATGCCGTCCGGGAGATGGATCGCCCCCTGCTGGAGGCGGAAACCTGGAAGCCGACAAGCCGACCGAAACAGGAGAAATCATGA
- a CDS encoding PIG-L deacetylase family protein: MIASAYLPFVRSLRDAVREAALITPSDTPQDTPQDTPSDTPPETPSDTPLDTECRPPEIEPERADVLLFSPHPDDEALVGGLPLRLAREAGLNVVNVAVTLGSRVEERAVRRLEAERSCALLGFGLIHTRPEGFSSVNLTARHDNPAHWAGMVQCVRGILQEHRPACIFLPHAGDWHSTHLGTHWLVKDALQVMAANGEAFGGLIFETEYWSTNPAPNLMVESSPEDTALLVAAAASHASQAGRNPYHLRLPAFMLDNVRRGGELISGQYAAAPAMDFATLYKVSRWKNNALLATPVRPALRAADRLTRSLASMLSG; this comes from the coding sequence GTGATTGCTTCCGCCTATCTGCCCTTTGTCCGCTCGCTCCGGGATGCCGTGCGCGAGGCCGCACTGATTACACCATCGGATACACCGCAAGATACACCGCAAGATACACCGTCGGATACACCGCCGGAAACACCTTCGGATACGCCGTTGGATACTGAGTGCCGACCGCCGGAAATCGAGCCGGAGCGCGCCGATGTGCTCCTGTTTTCTCCGCACCCCGACGATGAAGCCCTGGTCGGCGGCCTACCGCTGCGTCTGGCCAGGGAAGCAGGCCTGAACGTGGTCAACGTGGCCGTGACCCTGGGCAGCAGGGTGGAAGAACGCGCCGTCCGGCGGCTGGAAGCGGAGCGCTCTTGCGCCCTGCTCGGGTTCGGCCTGATTCACACCCGACCGGAAGGGTTCAGCTCGGTGAACCTCACCGCGCGTCACGACAATCCCGCGCACTGGGCCGGCATGGTCCAATGCGTACGGGGTATCCTTCAGGAACACCGTCCGGCCTGCATTTTCCTGCCCCATGCCGGGGACTGGCATTCCACGCATCTTGGGACGCATTGGCTGGTGAAGGACGCTCTTCAGGTCATGGCCGCCAATGGCGAAGCCTTCGGCGGTCTGATCTTCGAGACGGAGTATTGGAGCACGAATCCGGCGCCGAACCTGATGGTCGAATCCAGCCCGGAAGACACGGCCCTTCTGGTGGCCGCGGCGGCCAGCCATGCGAGTCAGGCCGGCCGCAACCCCTATCATCTCCGGCTTCCGGCCTTCATGCTGGATAATGTCCGCCGAGGCGGAGAACTGATCAGCGGCCAGTACGCCGCGGCTCCGGCCATGGACTTCGCCACGCTGTACAAGGTTTCCCGCTGGAAGAACAATGCCTTGCTCGCAACACCAGTCCGCCCGGCGCTTCGCGCCGCGGATCGACTCACCCGGTCGTTGGCAAGCATGCTTTCCGGGTGA
- a CDS encoding DUF4150 domain-containing protein translates to MFALTTKNTQIISSLDVCKTPAPNGLVTVPYPNIGMTAQGNPAATKVFIAGMPALTKKSKCMPSSGDEPGTPGGVVSGTFKGQVAFVASSLKVKIQGSPSVRLNDATTHNNRNAVGQPAAPSQTKVKVRS, encoded by the coding sequence ATGTTTGCCCTGACCACCAAGAACACGCAGATCATCTCCAGTCTGGACGTCTGCAAGACCCCGGCCCCGAACGGGCTGGTGACCGTTCCCTATCCGAACATCGGCATGACGGCCCAAGGCAACCCGGCGGCCACCAAGGTCTTCATCGCGGGCATGCCGGCCCTGACCAAGAAATCCAAATGCATGCCCAGCAGCGGAGACGAGCCCGGCACGCCCGGGGGGGTGGTTTCCGGCACGTTCAAGGGCCAGGTGGCCTTCGTCGCCTCGAGCCTGAAGGTGAAGATCCAGGGCAGCCCCTCGGTGCGGCTGAACGATGCCACGACCCATAACAACAGAAACGCCGTGGGCCAGCCGGCCGCGCCGAGTCAGACCAAGGTCAAGGTCAGAAGCTGA
- a CDS encoding DUF3540 domain-containing protein, translated as MNAAQTCKEVRPQGLNLRVVQVRPARMPERLLENGPDAWPGDQSRDQPRDQPGTGQDLRKGRVVGRLDQSWKVELLESGFQIWARRAAGCLLQPQAEDMVLLLVDKAGDEHYLLSVLERESRDRALDFPGDVRIVAEKGSLRLQAETLDMEGAKEARLSSRELSLTAACGRMRFVRLDLLAESLHAGVRRIKAAGERIQLLAAHMVSRVGRVIRSTGFELHRAERLRTEVEKSCVIKAGRASILAKDDVTVDADKINIG; from the coding sequence ATGAACGCCGCCCAAACATGCAAGGAAGTCCGGCCCCAGGGCCTGAACCTGCGCGTGGTCCAGGTCCGTCCGGCAAGGATGCCCGAGAGACTTTTGGAGAACGGCCCTGACGCATGGCCGGGGGATCAGTCACGGGATCAGCCAAGGGATCAACCGGGCACCGGGCAGGATCTGCGCAAGGGCCGGGTTGTCGGACGCCTTGACCAGTCCTGGAAGGTCGAGTTGCTGGAGAGCGGCTTTCAGATCTGGGCCAGGCGCGCCGCGGGCTGCCTGTTGCAGCCTCAGGCCGAGGACATGGTGCTGCTGCTCGTGGACAAGGCTGGGGATGAGCACTACCTGCTCAGTGTGCTGGAGCGCGAATCCCGGGACAGAGCCCTGGATTTTCCCGGAGACGTGCGGATTGTGGCTGAAAAGGGGAGCTTGCGGTTGCAGGCCGAGACCCTGGACATGGAAGGGGCGAAAGAGGCGCGGCTTTCCAGCCGGGAACTGTCCCTGACCGCGGCGTGCGGCCGGATGCGTTTCGTCCGCCTGGACCTGCTGGCGGAATCCCTGCATGCCGGGGTGCGGCGGATCAAGGCCGCGGGCGAACGCATCCAGCTTCTGGCCGCGCACATGGTCTCCCGCGTAGGCCGCGTCATTCGTAGCACGGGGTTCGAGCTGCACCGGGCCGAGCGGCTGCGCACGGAAGTGGAGAAAAGCTGCGTGATCAAGGCCGGGCGAGCCTCCATCCTGGCCAAGGACGACGTGACCGTGGACGCCGACAAGATCAACATCGGGTAG